In the Pleuronectes platessa chromosome 23, fPlePla1.1, whole genome shotgun sequence genome, tttaaagtaacttGTCAAATTCTTTTCCAGTGTTGTAATGGATTCACTTGACTTGTTGCCTCAACCTGTTTTTGCTGATTTCCTATGGATTTTTTCCCACCAGTCTTTCCAGTGGCAGCCTGTGAGGTATCCCCGTGTTGAATTCACACCTAAACACATCTTCTCTCACTGtaataaagtcataataatcGAACAAAAGCTCTTTATCCAATGAAAACTTTTGAACTCAAGTATACTGCAGCTGCACTTCTGCAAAAAAACGTATTTAGCAAAAACCTAAAAAACCTAATAACTTTAAACTGCTATTTCAAAATGTGGAAGTGCCCTGATAACCATCTTCCAGTACAGTTAACCCTTCAATAACCCGGTTGCACTGCTCATCCGGGGCATTGCTGATAAAACACACACGATTCAACTTTGTCCTTTGCTCGATTTTTATGGGGTCTCCTTCGccgtttgccccccccccccccccccccgtccctgtCACCACCACCCTTCATTATCAGGCCGGTCCCCAACAacgcctttatatatatattaaaatctaTAAACGACTTTACTCACCCGGCAGCGGTTCCCACAGCATCCATATCCGCAGCAACCCTTGCCCCCGGCCTTGATGGCCGAGCAGCTCGGACACAGCATCTGAAGATATGAAAAGATGCTTCATTTCGTATGTTTGATTCTCTCTGAAGCTTTTAATACGCAGgtttagtgtgtttgtgattgtgtctTTTAATGCACACATGTACGTGCATCCTACTCATTTGAATTTCCAAtgtgtgcgtctctctctctccgagcgCCTTCTTATCTCATAACCAAATATTTGTGAAGAGTTTCTCATCCCAGCAGGCGATGACGTCCGGGTAGATTTACACTTTATACTCGTCCCTGAACCAAACTGTTATATCACAGCAATAAAGACAGGTCCCTCTGCTGGACTCAAAGGTCACCACATGTATGAGAttaaatatttatcatttaGTTATTCatatcatatatatttattgccCCTGTTCAATAGAAGGATGGCGTGAGTGGAaactccttgtgtgtgtgtgcgtgtttgtgtgtgtgtgtgtgtgtgtgtgtgtgtcttcgaTGATGAAGAACAGGAGATAATTCAGTGTTTCCCTCCAAGCTTCTCCTCCACGTTATCAGCAACAGATAAATGTATTCAATTTAGTGAAactacattttataaaaaaaattccatggtGGAGATAATTTGATCTATTTTATATAAGTTTAGTAAACTAGTCCGTATCTGTCATATTTTATTAGCACACTAATCTTATTTTTCTATGTAATTATAGCTGGTGaataaatgtagtggagtattTCTCTCTGAATTGTAGGAATACTCCATCACTTGAAGTATAGTAGAATTGTACTTTTGATAGTTCATGTACTTCGAAGTGAAGGTCGAGTTTAAATCTCAATGTAAAGGTACattttttaagatttaagatcgggaatataatttaaaatccAACCTCTTGTTCCAGAGTTATCATTGTGTTTCACAAGTCAAAACCCAGATAAGGAAATAGTAACAAGACAAATTCTGATAGAGGAACTCAAAAATAATCGAATGAAATACAACAATTtaacaaaatgtacaaaatatatTCCTCGGTAGTCCCCAAAAAATAATACTCAGTAACACGTACTCATAAAAGTAAccaataaaatgtttacagGTTTACACAAGGCTGAGTAAATGACTGGAAAACCCAATAAAACATCCGTCCACGCTCCATTACTCACGAAGAGGCCTCCTCCGATCAGCCCCCCCATGAGCCAGACCTGGACGGAGATCTGGTCGGTCTCCAGACTCTTCCCATCGGGGAAGAACAGCAGCAGGTTGGCGATCATGCAGATGAAGGCGGTGGGCAGCAGGATCAGGCCCACCAGGCGAGCGCACTTCCCCGTACAACACATGGTTTCAAACCCTTGTTTCTCTCGCTCACTGCTCCCTGTCCACGTTCTGTCCTCTCACTGCGAggtgtcctcctcgtcctcttaaCGTCAGGCAGAAGTCGGTGGTGGTGGACACTggtgggagggaggaagggggaggcCCAGGACTGACGGCTCACCCCTGCTCACGGTGAAAGTCAAACACGAGCAGTCACAGTTCgaacagggaggagagagggaacaaagGCCGAGTATTGGCGTGGTCGACTCTAATCTGATACCAGACCTGTGTGTCGTCTCACTGGACTCAGATAAAGAACATAAACCTGAACGTGAAGATCGAGGCTTCTCACAGCAAACGAAAAGCAACGctgagaggaaaggagaagggGTCAAGACTTGGTGTTTTAAGGGTCGGCTTTAAGTTTCAGTTTTAGGTTTGATGATTTAGGTGTTTGACATCAGGAAGTGAGACCAGGGAATGCATGACGTCAAAAGCTGCACACgaacacacgcatacacacacaagttcaacctgtgtgtgtgtgtgtgtgtgtgtatgtgttcaggGGGCTCCCTCATGCCCTTTGATACTTGCTGATGATTATACCAGTCTGTTTGTTCTATTTATGGCCTCTTGCAAACACAGGCGTGGGTTTGGTTCACAGAACAGAGCTACAGACGTTTCACTCGATCGATGCTTTAAAACGTATCCGCTGCTTTGGAGCTTTTTACCAACTGACCATCGAACCTGTGTCGTGTGTAAACTTTACAAATATCTGTCATCCAAAGCAGTTGTACAAGTAAagcttatttaatttatttcaccaCAACAAAGTGTGATTTAAAGGtttgaaacattttctttattgactaaataaacacACGTTATAGAATCAGGTGGAACGTTGACAGCACATGTAAAGCCGAGTAAATATACACGTAGAATAGAAATatacaaaacagaaatatgTATATCTATGTACAAATATACATggtaatatataaataaacttttcaTACAGGTTAATAAAGTTCACCAGATACTCAAGGGCGTCATCTCCTGGATGAATGTAGTAACATCACTGAGTTTGAacttaccctaaccctgactCTAGCTAGTATTGAAATGTGTCCAGTATTTTTAGGGGGTGTTTCATATTCAAAAAACAAAGGAGAAATTGTTCCTGTACTATGTTTAAAAAAGGTACAAGAATTATTGCAATAAAAGTGTGTTATGTTTTATGTAGAGTTTAGAAATGTACCTTCTTTACATGGTTCTAAATACACTTCTTGTAccttttattactttattcaAATGTACTCTTCACATACAAGCAGATGGAAATtaagatttaaataaataagtaaccAAACGAATTAAAGAAACAAGGAGAACAGATTAACAGAAAATACATAAGAACAACAAAGAGttctaaaagaaagaaaatgtaattaaatatgattattaaaatatttctgcagttttgttatttttatttaattacattaatttaatcaataaactttagggtcgtaaaataatctttaaaatctTGAGAAAGGCTATTGGCTTATTTGGTTATCCTAAGAAGGCTATTTAataattaacaaaaacaaacattttacccAATATGTTAATTTATGTTATTAGAAAACATATATaatttattcaatttcaatacAATGTTTTTATGAGAGTAAAAACctcttgtttatttctttcttcaGTTTTTTTGGTCTGTTCGATGACGCAATGTCCCAACATCCAATAACGTGAAGGCAAACAATGCACATACAGTTGTACCATTGccccaatgtgtgtgtctgtctctctctctgtgcgtgtgtgtgtgtgtgtgtgtgtgtgtgtgtgtgtgtgtgtgtgtgtgtgtgtgtgtgtgtgtgtgtgtgtgtgtgtgtgtgtgtgtgtgtgtgtgtgtgtcagctgctgTCAGGACTGAAGATCACTCACTGACATCATCAGGACTCAGACTGTGTGTCTCTTCAAGCTCTGTAATGTCAGGTGAGAGTTGTGGTTctctcttgttgttgttgttgtgtgcttCATCCCATCTGACCCATTCTTCCCTGTTTGTTGTGTCTCATCctggtttgtgtctttttgtcccAGATCAAGTTAAAGAGCTCGTGTCAAAGTGTCTCCAGGCTCGGGACATGGCTTACTGTCCATACAGCCGCTTCCCTGTCGGTGCTGCCATACTGACAGCAGATGGCGCTATAATCACAGGTAATAACCAGCAGGTATCTATATACCTTTAAAAACCTGATGATGGTGATTGATACCAAGTGTTTTACTTAAGTACACGTTTTCAGGTACTTCTATACTACACGTTATCTCTTCTTAATTCAATACAGTACTTGTTACTTCACCCTATtcattataaattataatattatgtatattgtgtTGGTAAAAGTTTGAATGAATGACTTATACATATAGCTGAAgaatataaaattgtgtttatttatttattttttggttaCTGAAGTAAAAGATAAGGAAAAGGTTTCTTCTACTTAAATTCATccttaaaataacagaaaattaAAGTGAAGTGGTAGAATACATTAATGTAAGTACCAtgataatagtaatagtaataataatagtttgTAATTGTATTTCATACCCCTAACACTATTTGCAGATACAATAAACTTTGTACCTtctattacaattttttatgaattttttcatttgtggattttttttagTTAATAGTGACATATTGAAATGTCTTCCACCTCTGAAATTcaccaataaaataaataattaaatttgaGTGAAGAGGTTCAATTTGACTATAACTACATTAACGTaatattatgataataataaaaatgatatatatttaaaacaatgaaatgtAAACGTAGAGAGTGTgaccacttcttcttctttcactgGGGCCCAGGCTGTAACGTGGAGAACGCCTCCTACGGCCTCACGGTGTGTGCCGAGCGCACGGCCGTGCAGAGAGCTGTGgtggagggacacacacagttcaGGGCCATCGCTGTGACATGGTGAGAGTCTGTGCAGTGACACTGTCGACACATGAAAAGCTCCATATGACACATATTTTCATGCATTCACCGTCTCCTCCATACAGCGACATCAAAGATCGCTTCGTGGGCCCGTGTGGAGCCTGTCGACAGGTTCTCATGGAGGTGAGGCAACTCTTTTATCACCAGTAGACAATCATTGTCCCCAGATCAGCACATGATGCACCGCAAACACTTTCACAATCAGAGGAAGTTGTTTCTGACCATTATTGGAAAACTACCCTTAATTAAAAAGCATGTGGattcaaaactgcaacacatTTATTCTGCATTTTGATAAGACTAGGAATGAACATGTTGGGAGTTTACATTCTACATTTATCTGCTGAGCAACATGATTGATGTTTTATATATTGGATATTTTAAATCTAGAGTTTTTCTGTTACCTTAATGATTTAGTATATTTTGATGGAGTATAGTGTTTTTgtattataaaacttttttgtaTTCAGGCTGAAGGTGTCACCTTGTCACCCAGAAGGATGATATGTTTGTGAAACACCGAGAAACTGTGATATGATAATAAATCATTCCTCAGAATATTATTATCCCTGTTACTTTCCATCATCCTCACATGAAACaggtcttcctcttctccttcctcactGTGCATCTCTCTCCGTCACCAGTTTGGAACCGACTGGATCGTGTACTTGGCCAAGCCGGACGGATCTTACAAAGAAACCAGCCTCAGTGAACTGCTGCCTCTCGCCTTCTCATCGGCACATCTCGCAAAGAACTAATGATGGATTCTCAAAACttacactgatattattgttatgAGGAAAAGGAAACAATAAGGAATTATGTTTGTAcaataaagtgtattttttccCTTAAACATGTGTctgattcttttttaaatgttattattaatagtaGTAGTTATAGTGTTATtaggtagtagtagtattagtggtagtagtagctgtattattaatattgttattatcattgcTATTATATTTGTCGTAGTATTGTTGGTAGTAGTTacagtattattattagtagtggtagtagtagctgtattatgttattataattattattgttattattttatttattagtagTTAttgtatcattattatcataaaTTCATAATAATTGTCATAATTACTtctaattttatttttgttatttttaatacTATAACTATGTtctgtattatttgtattatattaagTGTTTATTATATTCAGAGTTGTTCGTAAAGGTGACGTTGGAAGCGATTGTGTCACATGATAAAAGTGGGCGGGTCTCGGGGCT is a window encoding:
- the zgc:103586 gene encoding zgc:103586, giving the protein MSDQVKELVSKCLQARDMAYCPYSRFPVGAAILTADGAIITGCNVENASYGLTVCAERTAVQRAVVEGHTQFRAIAVTCDIKDRFVGPCGACRQVLMEFGTDWIVYLAKPDGSYKETSLSELLPLAFSSAHLAKN